One Salmo trutta chromosome 24, fSalTru1.1, whole genome shotgun sequence genomic region harbors:
- the LOC115161364 gene encoding glucose-6-phosphate exchanger SLC37A1, with protein sequence MAPVPPGIRFLASFNRDQWYRAFTFGLTFLLYTSFHLSRKPISIVKSELHKNCSALHELSTAGSRQLPNLHTETDCSWKPFDKSNYKQLLGAMDYSFLCAYAVGMYLSGIIGERLPIRLYLTFGMLMSGLFTCLFGLGRIYNIHNLSFYIFVQVANGLVQTTGWPSVVTCIGNWFGKGRRGLIMGIWNSHTSVGNILGSLIAGYWVSSNWGLSFIVPGLVIAAMGVVCFLFLIEHPNDLRSVHDVQNPASSNTLTNSWKGVNGHNQLYHSYKQGGKSQNWDTELLLPVQQVVVVKSELEPSAISFMGALRIPGVIEFSLCLLFAKLVSYTFLFWLPLYITKAAHLDAKKAGELSTLFDVGGIVGGILAGVISDKLGKRATTCAVMLLLAAPTLYGFSMISEFGLGPTIGMLLVCGGLVNGPYALITTAVSADLGTHKSLKGNSRALSTVTAIIDGTGSVGAAIGPLLAGVLSSRGWNQVFYMLMAADFLALMLLLRLVTKELTSANVVKPRSGSTTVEMKEH encoded by the exons GCCACCTGGCATCCGCTTCCTGGCCTCCTTCAACAGAGACCAGTG GTACAGAGCCTTCACCTTTGGACTCACCTTCCTGCTGTACACCAGCTTCCACCTGTCCAGAAAACCCATCAGCATtgtcaag AGTGAGCTGCATAAGAACTGCTCAGCTCTCCATGAGCTCTCCACAGCAGGTAGCAGGCAGCTGCCGAAcctccacacagagacagactgcaGCTGGAAACCCTTTG ATAAAAGCAACTATAAGCAGCTGCTGGGAGCCATGGACTACTCCTTCCTCTGTGCCTACGCTGTGGGAATGTACCTCAG TGGCATCATCGGCGAGCGCCTGCCTATCCGTCTGTACCTGACGTTCGGCATGCTGATGAGTGGCCTCTTCACCTGTCTGTTTGGTCTGGGCCGCATCTACAACATCCACAACCTCAGCTTCTATATATTTGTCCAG GTGGCCAATGGCTTGGTTCAGACTACTGGCTGGCCCAGTGTGGTCACGTGCATCGGGAACTGGTTTGGGAAGGGAAG GAGGGGTCTGATCATGGGCATATGGAACTCCCATACCTCAGTGGGCAACATCCTGGGCTCTTTGATCGCAGGTTACTGGGTCTCCTCCAACTGGGGCCTGTCCTTCATCGTCCCCGGCCTCGTCATCGCTGCCATGGGCGTCGTCTGCTTCCTCTTCCTCATCGAAC ATCCAAATGATTTGAGAAGCGTCCATGATGTACAGAACCCTGCTTCCAGCAACACT CTGACCAATAGCTGGAAAGGAGTGAATGGACATAACCAGCTCTATCATTCGTACAAACAAGGAGGCAAATCTCAG AACTGGGACACAGAGCTGCTGCTCCCTGTAcagcaggtggtggtggtgaagagCGAATTGGAGCCCTCGGCCATCAGCTTCATGGGAGCGCTACGCATACCG gGAGTGATCGAGTTCTCTCTGTGTTTGCTGTTTGCCAAGCTGGTCAGCTACACTTTCCTCTTCTGGTTACCGCTCTACATCACGAAAGCAG cTCACCTAGATGCCAAGAAGGCCGGAGAGCTCTCCACTCTGTTTGACGTGGGAGGAATTGTGG ggGGAATCCTGGCTGGGGTCATATCTGATAAGCTGGGAAAGAGGGCCACTACCTGTGCAGTGATGCTGCTGCTGGCTGCTCCTACT CTTTATGGCTTTTCTATGATCAGTGAGTTTGGACTGGGACCCACCATCG GTATGCTGCTGGTGTGTGGAGGGCTAGTGAATGGACCTTATGCCCTTATTACAACAGCAGTGTCTGCTgatctg GGAACACACAAGAGCCTGAAGGGCAACTCCAGAGCCCTTTCTACTGTCACGGCCATCATCGACGGCACAGGATCAGTAG GTGCAGCGATAGGCCCCCTCCTGGCAGGAGTGTTGTCATCACGGGGGTGGAACCAGGTCTTCTACATGCTGATGGCAGCTGACTTCCTGGCACTGATG CTGTTGCTGCGGCTGGTGACTAAGGAGCTGACTTCTGCTAATGTGGTTAAACCTCGTTCTGGCAGCACCACAGTAGA